The genomic segment CGCCCCGAGACTGGGTCGCGGCGGCCGGCATGACCCTGTGCGGGGTCGTGGGGTTCCAGGTGCTGCTCTACTCGGGGCTGCGCCACACCACGGCCCTGAACGCCGCGGTGGTCAACGCCACGGGTCCCCTGGTGACGATCCTCCTGGCCCGCCTGCTCGGCGCCCACTCCCTGCGGGGGGGCCAGGTGGTGGGGGCCGCGGCTAGCCTGGTCGGGGTGGCAGTGGTGGTGAGCCGGGGGTCCTGGGAGACCCTGCGCAGCCTGCACTGGAACCCCGGGGACCTCCTCGTGCTGGCGGCCGTCTTCCTGTGGGCAGCATACTCCCTTTTGGGAAAGGCGCTGCTGGCTCGGCGCTCCACCGTGTGGGTGACCGCGGTGACCACGCTGGGCGCCCTGCCCGTGCTTGCGGGCCCGGCCCTGTGGGAGAGTTGGACTCGAGTCCCCGCCCTGGAGGGGAGCCTGGTGCTGGCCGTTCTCTATATCGGCCTGGGTCCGTCCTTTCTGGCGTTCCTGGCCTGGAACCAGGGAGTGCGCCGGCTTGGCGCCGCGGGGGCGATGGCCTACTACAATACCCTTCCGGTCTATGCGGGGCTCCTGGGTGCGGCGGCCCTGGGGGAGTGGCCCGCGGCGTATCAGGTGTGGGGTACGGTGTTGGTGCTGGCCGGGTGCGTGCTGGCCGCCCGGAGCGGGCCGGAGGCCTCCCGGTGAGCCGCGCCCCCGGGGCCCTGGGCGACCGTTCGGGACGGCCCGCGGGCCTTGCACCCCCGGGGGGGGTCTGCTAGCATCCCTGGCCCTGCCCGAGCGGTTTACGGAACGAGATCAAATCGTTAGGACGTCCATGGATCCGGTGGCCCAGAAGCGCGTCGTGCTCGGTACCGCGGGGCACATCGACCACGGCAAGTCCTCCCTGGTGCGGGCGCTCACGGGTACCGATCCGGACCGCCTCAAGGAGGAGAAGGAACGGGGCATCACCATCGAGCTGGGGTTCGCCCACCTGGCGCTGCCCTCGGGGATCGATCTGTCCGTCGTGGACGTGCCGGGCCACGAGCGCTTCGTACGGAACATGGTGGCGGGTGCGAGCGGTATCGATCTGGTGATGCTCGTGGTGGCGGCGGACGAGGGGGTGATGCCCCAGACCCGGGAGCACCTGGACATCTGCTCCCTCCTGCGCGTCAAGGGCGGGCTGGTGGCCCTCACCAAGGCCGACCTGGTGGACGCCGAGCTCCTGGAACTCGCGCGGGAGGACGTGTCCGGGGCCCTGGCGGGTTCCTTCCTGGAGGGAGCGCCCGTGGTTCCGGTCTCGTCGGTCACCGGCCAGGGGCTCGACGGGCTGGTGGCCCAGGTGGATGCCCTGGCGAGGACCGTGCCCCAGCGGGGGGCCAAGGGGCTCTTCCGCCTCCCGGTGGACCGGGTGTTCACCATGCGGGGGTTCGGCACGGTGGTCACCGGCACGGTGCTCTCCGGTTCGGTGCGCAAGGACGACGAGGTGGAGGTGCTTCCCAGCGGCCTCAAGGGGAAGGTCCGGGGGGTGCAGGTACACGGCCGCACGGTCGACCGGGCTGCCGCCGGCCAGCGCACGGCGCTCAACCTCAGCGGCCTTGAGGTCTCGGAT from the Thermodesulfobacteriota bacterium genome contains:
- a CDS encoding DMT family transporter, translated to PRDWVAAAGMTLCGVVGFQVLLYSGLRHTTALNAAVVNATGPLVTILLARLLGAHSLRGGQVVGAAASLVGVAVVVSRGSWETLRSLHWNPGDLLVLAAVFLWAAYSLLGKALLARRSTVWVTAVTTLGALPVLAGPALWESWTRVPALEGSLVLAVLYIGLGPSFLAFLAWNQGVRRLGAAGAMAYYNTLPVYAGLLGAAALGEWPAAYQVWGTVLVLAGCVLAARSGPEASR